A segment of the Chryseobacterium arthrosphaerae genome:
GAAGCGTCTTCTGAACCTGCGCGATTTTCTCTTTTACATTTTTAATCACCTGGTTACTGATTTCACCCTTAAGCATCATAACGACCGCTCCTGAGACTTCTCCTTCATCATTAAAGGTCATGGCTCCGTATCGGGTCGCAAAACCCGGCTTTACTTCTGCAATATCTCTTATAGACAGCGGGACATCGTTTGTTTTTGTAGCAATAGAAATATTTTTAATTTCTTCAATGT
Coding sequences within it:
- a CDS encoding efflux RND transporter permease subunit — protein: GVAEVSSFGGKLKQYEIAVNPDRLNAYGITINDVFDALQANNQNTGGAYIEKGPTVLYIRSEGLVGNIEEIKNISIATKTNDVPLSIRDIAEVKPGFATRYGAMTFNDEGEVSGAVVMMLKGEISNQVIKNVKEKIAQVQKTL